The following are encoded together in the Lathyrus oleraceus cultivar Zhongwan6 chromosome 3, CAAS_Psat_ZW6_1.0, whole genome shotgun sequence genome:
- the LOC127128239 gene encoding putative fasciclin-like arabinogalactan protein 20, translating into MNQNPTTLFLLLTLTLTLLHFPTTTSSTQLLYSTATQTLTNSNFLSMALTLRLASPSLPPTTSATIFVPSDATFRRRGPLPLSLLQYHIIPSKIPLHYLTYLPITTQLPTLLPNSPLTITSSYPHLSINNVTVSTTTPLFKKPSLLILPIDDFFNSSSLFLPKPLLRILQSNNCSIAAALFESLSTEPFVSAKKLTIFAPSDESLRNVTDYDITVFRKHVVIGLITWRDLIHLPNDTLLPTLFEGFDIRVSIFPNLQLVNGVRIVVPNMYCGDFVVVHRVDGLLD; encoded by the coding sequence ATGAATCAAAACCCCACCACCCTCTTCCTCCTCCTCACCCTCACTCTTACCCTCCTCCACTTCCCTACCACCACCTCCTCCACCCAACTCCTCTACTCCACCGCCACACAAACCCTCACCAACTCCAACTTCCTTTCCATGGCCCTCACGCTCCGCTTAGCTTCCCCTTCCCTCCCTCCCACAACCTCCGCCACGATATTCGTCCCCTCCGACGCCACCTTCCGCCGCCGTGGCCCCCTCCCTCTCTCCCTCCTCCAATACCACATCATCCCTTCCAAAATCCCTCTCCATTACCTCACATATCTCCCAATCACCACTCAATTACCAACTCTCCTCCCAAATTCCCCTCTCACCATCACTTCTTCCTATCCTCACCTCTCCATCAACAACGTAACCGTCTCAACAACCACTCCTCTCTTCAAAAAACCCTCCCTCCTCATTCTTCCCATCGACGATTTCTTCAATTCCTCTTCCCTCTTTCTCCCCAAACCTCTCCTCCGTATCCTCCAATCCAACAACTGCTCCATCGCCGCCGCATTATTCGAATCTCTATCAACAGAACCATTCGTCAGCGCCAAGAAACTGACTATCTTCGCGCCATCGGATGAATCCCTCAGAAACGTAACTGATTATGACATAACGGTTTTCAGGAAACACGTGGTTATTGGATTGATTACGTGGCGTGATTTGATTCATCTTCCTAATGATACTCTGTTACCAACTCTTTTTGAAGGATTTGATATTAGAGTAAGTATTTTTCCAAATCTTCAATTGGTTAATGGTGTGAGGATTGTTGTTCCGAATATGTATTGTGGTGATTTCGTTGTTGTTCATCGTGTTGATGGATTGCTTGATTAA